Proteins encoded within one genomic window of Cucumis sativus cultivar 9930 chromosome 3, Cucumber_9930_V3, whole genome shotgun sequence:
- the LOC101216838 gene encoding glucose-6-phosphate/phosphate translocator 1, chloroplastic — MISSLTQSAKSINGSDVILRRSSPVPIRRFSCSPSLPAQKPHSSVVCVKNALHISSVSNFGTLGTRKSDFNACKAYEADRSQPIESNIELTVADQPSEAAKKVKIGLYFALWWSLNVVFNIYNKKVLNAYPYPWLTSTLSLAVGSLIMLVSWMTRVAEAPKTDFEFWKSLFPVAVAHTIGHVAATVSMSKVAVSFTHIIKSGEPAFSVLVSRFLLGETFPIPVYLSLLPIIGGCALAAVTELNFNMIGFMGAMISNLAFVFRNIFSKKGMKGNSVSGMNYYACLSILSLLLLTPFAIAVEGPQMWAAGWKTALSEIGPNFVWWVAAQSVFYHLYNQVSYMSLDEISPLTFSIGNTMKRISVIVSAIIIFRTPVQPVNALGAAIAVLGTFLYSQAKQ; from the exons ATGATCTCTTCTTTAACTCAATCTGCGAAATCCATTAATGGGTCCGACGTGATTCTCCGGCGGAGTTCTCCGGTGCCAATTAGGCGGTTTTCGTGTTCACCTTCATTGCCGGCGCAAAAACCCCACAGCTCGGTTGTGTGCGTGAAAAATGCTCTTCATATCTCATCGGTTTCCAATTTTGGGACGTTGGGAACTCGGAAGAGTGATTTCAATGCGTGCAAAGCGTACGAGGCTGACCGATCGCAGCCGATTGAGTCGAACATTGAACTGACTGTGGCCGACCAGCCGTCTGAGGCGGCGAAGAAGGTGAAGATCGGACTGTATTTTGCTCTTTGGTGGAGTTTGAACGTTGTGTTCAACATTTACAATAAGAAGGTTTTGAATGCGTATCCATATCCATGGCTAACCTCCACACTTTCTCTTGCTGTTGGTTCTCTCATCATGTTAGTCTCTTGGATGACGAGGGTCGCTGAGGCTCCCAAGACTGATTTCGAGTTTTGGAAATCTTTGTTCCCT GTTGCTGTGGCCCACACAATTGGTCATGTAGCTGCAACAGTGAGCATGTCAAAGGTTGCTGTCTCATTCACCCATATTATCAAAAGTGGTGAGCCTGCATTTAGCGTATTGGTTTCAAGGTTCCTGTTGGGTGAGACTTTCCCTATTCCTGTCTACCTCTCTCTTCTCCCGATCATCGGTGGTTGTGCTCTTGCTGCCGTGACTGAGCTCAACTTCAATATGAtag GTTTCATGGGAGCCATGATATCAAACTTGGCATTTGTCTTCAGAAACATATTTTCCAAGAAAGGCATGAAGGGGAATTCTGTTAGTGGAATGAACTACTATGCATGTTTGTCTATATTATCCCTGTTGCTACTTACCCCGTTCGCAATTGCTGTCGAAGGACCACAGATGTGGGCTGCAGGATGGAAAACAGCTCTCTCTGAAATTGGACCTAATTTTGTGTG GTGGGTAGCAGCACAGAGTGTCTTCTATCATCTCTACAACCAAGTATCTTACATGTCGCTGGACGAAATTTCTCCGTTGACGTTCAGCATTGGCAACACGATGAAACGTATATCGGTCATAGTTTCTGCAATAATCATCTTTCGCACGCCTGTCCAGCCCGTCAACGCTCTTGGAGCTGCAATCGCAGTTCTTGGAACCTTCTTATATTCACAG GCAAaacaataa